One Phaseolus vulgaris cultivar G19833 chromosome 4, P. vulgaris v2.0, whole genome shotgun sequence DNA window includes the following coding sequences:
- the LOC137838705 gene encoding uncharacterized protein, translating to MAQVMEMMRTLQENVAASRSEQERMHEALVASQARNEELNRVNEELRKALQGQKEHATGDKSAPPSPPRNFPMPFSQEIMDTVVPANAVSVKASFTGVEDPEAHLTTFHTQMMLSGGSDAVYCKVFMSTLSGTALEWFVSLPTGHITTFQQFSKMFVEQYIVNKAPSLVSYDLFDVRQYQRESLKDFLNRFGAQSVRLPGKDEDMFVHAFKKGVLPGPFSESLIRSHPATFAEIRRRVVAYIAAESEVSEKRGNVTAAKPRAQTRIQSQRVMEAAAGKKDQRMHHPYDPKKSKGKGPGWPRESNRPPRYEFVMGLADLIAIPNIAARLKVPEKTTDKVLGPKPDAWCEFHKSFGHYINSCLALGYQLAELVKCGFLKDYLLEK from the coding sequence atggcgcaggtgatggaaATGATGAGGACgttgcaggagaacgtggctgcatcacGTTCTGAACAAGAGAGAATGCACGAGGCACTAGTGGCCTCACAGGCTAGAAATGAAGAGCTTAACAGAGTCAATGAAGAGTTACGTAAAGCTCTCCAGGGACAGAAGGAGCATGCGACTGGGGACAAATCTGCACCCCCGTCCCCACCGCGTAATTTTCCAATGCCGTTTTCTCAGGAGATCATGGACACGGTGGTCCCTGCAAATGCGGTATCGGTGAAAGCATCTTTCACCggggtggaggatcctgaggctcatctcacgacgtttcacacgcagatgatgctctcaggcGGTTCGGATGCAGTCTACTGCAAGGTGTTCATGAGTACTCTCAGTGGAACAGCGCTGGAGTGGTTCGTCAGTCTGCCTACCGGCCACATTACCACCTTCCAGCAGTTCTCCAAGAtgttcgtcgagcagtacatagtaaACAAGGCACCGTCGTTGGTGtcttacgatctgttcgatgtgAGGCAATATCAAAGGGAGTCTCTGAAGGATTTTTTGAACAGATTCGGGGCTCAGAGTGTCCGCTTGCCAGGTAAGGATGAAGATATGTTTGTGcatgccttcaaaaagggcgtgttgcctggACCGTTTAGTGAATCGCTGatcaggagccaccccgccacgttcgctgaaatccggcgacgtgtcGTGGCCTACATCGCCGCTGAAAGCGAAGTCTCCGAGAAGAGAGGGAATGTGACTGCAGCTAAGCCACGCGCTCAGACGAGGATTCAGTCGCAGAGGGTGATGGAGGCGGCGGCAGGGAAGAAGGATCAAAGGATGCatcatccttatgatccaaagaAGAGCAAGGGGAAGGGGCCAGGGTGGCCTAGAGAGTCTAATCGACCGCCAAGGTACGAGTTTGTGATGGGATTGGctgacctgatcgccattccgaacattgctgccaggctcaaagtaCCTGAGAAGACAAcggataaggtgttggggccaAAACCGGAcgcgtggtgtgagttccacaagagctttggccactACATcaattcgtgcttggctttggGATACCAACTCGCCGAGTTGGTCAAGTGTGGGTTCTTGAAAGACTATTTGCTGGAGAAGTAA